TCTCCTATGTTGAATCTCCTGATCTTTACTCTCTGGTTGTAGTATCCTGACATCTTCTGTTGGTATCTGGCCATCCTTTTGCACATGTCATCTCTTATCTCATCTAAGCAATCCAGGTTCATCCTTAGCTATTCGTTGTTGGTTTCTTCATTGAAAAATTCCCTCCTTATGCTGGTGACCCCTACTTCAATGGGGATTACAGCTTCTGTGCCGTACGTAAGGTTGAACAGCATCTCTCCCGTTAGGGTTCTGGTCGTGGTTCTATAGGCCCAAAGGACACTTGGCAGTTCTTCAGGCCAtgctccctttgccccctcCAGTCGAACTTTGATGGCCTTCAACAGGGTTCGATTAGTCACTTTTGTCTATCTATTGGCCTGTGGGTGTCCTGGTGATGAGAAGTGGTTTTTGATTCCAAGTCCTGAGCAGAAAGATCGGAACACTTGGTTGTCAAATTGCCTGCCATTATCTAATATGATCGTCTTCGGTATACCAAACTTGCaaacaatgttcttccacacgaagCTTTGTACTTTTGCCTTTGTGATTATTGTTAGAACCTCTGCTTCTACCCACTTCGTAAAATAATCAATTGCCAcgaataaaaattttaccttttttttaccTTAAGGCAAGGGGTGTACTATGTTGATCCCCCATTACGCGAATGGCCATGGAGAGTTTATGATCGTTATCTTTTCTCCTGGGGTTCTCTGGACGTTCCCATACTTCTGACACTTGTCACACCTATTGACGAAGTCCTTCGCTTTTTTCCACATTGTTGGCTAGTATCCTGCTCTGGTAATCTTGGATATCAAGAATCTCGGTCCCGAGTGATCTCCGCAAATGCCTTCGTGGACTTCTTTCAGGATGTATCTTACTTCATCCTCTTCAACACACTTTAAGTAGGGGAGAGAAAATCCCCATTTGTAGAGCGTGTCATTCGGGAGTGTGAATCTGGTAGCTcgcttctttttcttccttgcCTTGTCTGGGTCTAATGGTAGGTAGCCATCCTTTAGGTTAGAAATGAGGGGTGTCGTCCAGCTCATGCTCCCTTGTATGGAAAACATATGAAACTTTTCTATACTGGGGAATTTTTGTACCTCCATCTTGATTCCTAGTGGGTCGTCCATAGTTTCTGACAATGCTTGTCTCACCACTTTGTTTGCTTCCATATTCAAACTCCTTGGAACTTGCACAAATTCTACTTGTTCCAGATCTCTGGCAAGCTGGTTCGTCAACTTTTAAGTACTTTTGCATCCTCTgctctttttcttcataatcCCCTTTTATCTGCCCGATTACTAACCTGGAGTCACTTTTTAAGAGTACCTTTTTGGCTTCCATGGACTTGGCTAATCTGAGCCCCGTCAATATCGCTTCATATTCAGCCTCATTGTTGGTGGCTGGGAACTGTAGCTAGAACCCATACTTCAAGGCGTCCCCTTCAAGTGAGGTTATATATTTCACAATAAAGTTGAGTTGGCAATTTGGTAAGGAACATGTTTAGTGCATTGTGACGCACCAAGTCCTTATGGATTTTTGTCAAGAAAATTAGGGGaaaaattgttgaattttcatCA
The sequence above is drawn from the Quercus robur chromosome 7, dhQueRobu3.1, whole genome shotgun sequence genome and encodes:
- the LOC126690838 gene encoding probable 2-oxoglutarate-dependent dioxygenase SLC2 produces the protein MDFEDRSQLMVINYYPPCPEPNITLGMPPHSNYGFLTLLLQDEVEGLQIQHQDKWVTVEPIANASVVNVGDHLEFPATNNEAEYEAILTGLRLAKSMEAKKVLLKSDSRLVIGQIKGDYEEKEQRMQKYLKVDEPACQRSGTSRICASSKEFEYGSKQSGETSIVRNYGRPTRNQDGGTKIPQYRKVSYVFHTREHELDDTPHF